A portion of the Pomacea canaliculata isolate SZHN2017 linkage group LG13, ASM307304v1, whole genome shotgun sequence genome contains these proteins:
- the LOC112554276 gene encoding LOW QUALITY PROTEIN: aldehyde dehydrogenase, mitochondrial-like (The sequence of the model RefSeq protein was modified relative to this genomic sequence to represent the inferred CDS: inserted 1 base in 1 codon; deleted 1 base in 1 codon): MASLLRGQLASCARAVLRHEYRWMSAAAVPQPITNPDIKFAKCFINNEFVDAVSGKTFPTIDPRTEEVITQVAEGDKADVDRAVAAAREAFRLGSPWRRMDGSERGRLLNRLADLIERDKQYLASLETLDSGKVYRMCFEADLNLVIKCYRYYAGWAGKNSGKTLDVDGDYFSYTRHEPVGVCGQIIPWNFPLLMQAWKFGPALAMGNTVVMKLAEQTPLTGLYVASLAREAGFPPGVINVIPGFGPTAGAAIAKHMNVDKVAFTGSTEIGNLVAQMAASSNLKRVTLELGGKSPFIVLSDADMEQAVEQAHFGLFFNQGQCCCAGSRIFVEEKIYDEFVERSAARAKQRTVGDPFTGVEQGPQVDAEQLRKILSLIDSGKKEGAKLVAGGSRHGDRGYYIQPTVFADVXDNMRIAKEEIFGPVMQIMKFKGMESLLSRAHDTIYGLAAAVFTKDLEKAIYLSNSLRAGTVWVNCYDVFDASAPFGGYQMSGNGRELGEYGLEAYTEVKTVTIKIPQKNS; the protein is encoded by the exons ATGGCGTCGTTACTGCGGGGACAGCTGGCTTCATGTGCTCGAGCTGTGCTCCGCCATGAGTACAGGTGGATGTCGGCTGCTGCAGTTCCCCAGCCCATCACCAACCCTGACATCAAGTTCGCAAAG TGCTTTATCAACAATGAATTTGTGGATGCAGTCAGTGGCAAGACTTTTCCCACCATTGATCCCCGCACTGAGGAGGTCATCACACAAGTAGCAGAAGGAGACAAG GCTGACGTGGATCGTGCAGTTGCTGCAGCAAGAGAAGCTTTCCGTCTTGGATCACCATGGCGCCGGATGGATGGTTCCGAACGTGGGAGGCTGTTAAACAGACTGGCTGATTTGATTGAGAGAGACAAGCAGTATCTGGCT TCACTGGAAACATTAGACAGTGGAAAAGTCTATAGGATGTGTTTCGAAGCTGATCTTAACCTTGTCATCAAGTGCTACAG aTACTATGCTGGTTGGGCTGGGAAGAACTCTGGCAAAACTCTTGATGTTG ATGGTGATTACTTCTCCTACACAAGACATGAACCAGTTGGTGTTTGTGGACAGATCATACCT TGGAACTTCCCTCTTTTGATGCAAGCTTGGAAGTTTGGACCTGCACTTGCCATGGGCAATACTGTGGTGATGAAGCTTGCAGAACAGACACCACTGACAGGATTGTATGTTGCAAGCCTTGCTCGTGAG GCTGGTTTCCCACCTGGTGTGATCAATGTCATTCCGGGTTTTGGTCCTACTGCTGGTGCAGCTATTGCAAAACATATGAATGTTGATAAAGTGGCTTTCACCGGCTCCACAGAG ATTGGAAATCTGGTTGCCCAGATGGCTGCAAGCAGCAACCTGAAGCGTGTGACTCTGGAACTGGGAGGCAAAAGTCCT TTCATTGTTCTCTCAGATGCAGATA TGGAACAAGCAGTTGAACAGGCCCACTTTGGTCTGTTTTTCAACCAGGGCCAGTGCTGTTGTGCAGGATCAAGAATATTTGTGGAAGAGAAAATCTATGATGAGTTTGTAGAGCGCAGCGCAGCTCGAGCAAAGCAACGAACTGTGGGAGACCCCTTTACAGGAGTAGAACAGGGGCCACAG GTTGATGCTGAACAACTTCGAAAGATTCTTTCCTTAATAGACAGTGGGAAGAAAGAAGGTGCTAAGCTTGTGGCTGGTGGTAGTAGGCATGGTGACCGTGGGTACTACATCCAGCCTACTGTCTTCGCAGATG GGGACAACATGCGGATAGCAAAGGAAGAA ATTTTTGGGCCAGTCATGCAGATTATGAAATTTAAAGGGATGGAGAGTCTTCTTTCCCGAGCCCACGACACTATCTATGGCTTGGCAGCAGCTGTCTTCACAAAAGACTTGGAAAAAGCCATTTACCTTAGCAACAGTCTGCGAGCTGGAACTGTCTG GGTAAACTGCTACGATGTATTTGATGCCTCAGCACCATTTGGTGGGTACCAGATGTCTGGCAATGGTCGTGAACTGGGAGAATATGGTTTGGAGGCTTACACTGAAGTCAAAACA gTGACAATCAAAATCCCTCAGAAAAACTCCTAA